The following proteins come from a genomic window of Thiothrix winogradskyi:
- a CDS encoding DUF1566 domain-containing protein, translating to MSAPVVPAAVPAPASVVVEPPPPPPPPPPPSRYLKLDAGGNELPANATDWSCVKDKDTGLIWEAKTDDGGLRDRDWRYRHAHNYGGYAASVDYNGKTLCANLGSASCDAYSYVNALKGSGLCGRNDWRLPVMGELFGLIKYHDDGKPFNIDRTYFADTVKGPYCTENTITNPADCGYEPGTPFYYNADGRIECNYQGVDFGVTVRAENPRGDSMVALRHSGEVQDGKSVPNTNWICYTRLVSDQR from the coding sequence GTGTCTGCACCGGTTGTGCCAGCCGCTGTTCCGGCTCCGGCTTCTGTTGTGGTAGAGCCACCGCCACCGCCACCGCCGCCGCCACCACCGTCCCGTTATTTGAAACTGGATGCGGGTGGCAATGAGTTACCGGCTAATGCTACCGACTGGAGTTGCGTAAAAGATAAAGATACCGGCTTGATTTGGGAGGCAAAAACCGATGACGGTGGTTTGCGTGATCGAGATTGGCGTTACCGTCACGCGCATAATTACGGGGGTTACGCCGCTTCAGTTGACTATAACGGGAAGACTTTGTGCGCCAATTTGGGTTCTGCTTCCTGTGATGCTTATAGCTACGTCAATGCCTTAAAAGGTTCTGGTCTTTGTGGCAGAAACGACTGGCGTTTGCCGGTAATGGGTGAGTTATTCGGTTTGATTAAATACCATGACGATGGAAAACCATTCAATATTGACCGTACTTATTTCGCTGATACGGTGAAAGGGCCTTATTGCACTGAAAATACGATTACTAATCCGGCAGATTGCGGTTATGAACCCGGTACGCCCTTTTACTACAATGCCGATGGGCGTATTGAGTGCAATTATCAAGGGGTTGATTTCGGCGTGACGGTCAGGGCGGAAAATCCACGGGGTGACAGCATGGTGGCACTGAGACATTCCGGGGAAGTGCAGGACGGCAAGAGTGTCCCTAACACTAACTGGATTTGTTACACCCGTTTAGTCAGTGATCAACGTTGA
- a CDS encoding NAD(P)-dependent oxidoreductase yields the protein MTTLTQPKIGWIGPGIMGLPMCRNLMKAGFTLAVYARRPESAQELVNQGAEYYPTPAALAANVDMIISIVSDTPDVEAVLLGETGVIAGGKPGLLVVDMSTISPVATREIAAKLATKGIRMLDAPVSGGDVGAIAGTLTIMVGGNADDLEYARPALAAMSKTITHIGEHGAGQLAKACNQLIAAQSIIAVTEAFEMAKAAGVDPAKVRAALLGGFAYSKVLELHGQRILDENFQPGFKAHLHNKDMHIVTDTATTFGLNLPGTQRAADYMQALVDAGLGELDSSALAKIVQQNALIG from the coding sequence ATGACTACGCTAACGCAACCTAAAATCGGCTGGATTGGCCCTGGTATTATGGGACTACCGATGTGTAGAAACCTGATGAAAGCCGGTTTCACCCTCGCTGTTTATGCGCGTCGCCCAGAATCCGCGCAAGAACTCGTCAACCAAGGCGCGGAATATTACCCGACCCCTGCTGCACTCGCTGCAAACGTCGACATGATAATTTCTATCGTATCCGACACACCCGATGTGGAAGCGGTATTATTAGGCGAAACCGGTGTCATTGCAGGAGGCAAACCGGGTTTGCTGGTGGTTGACATGAGCACCATTTCTCCGGTTGCCACCCGTGAAATCGCGGCAAAACTGGCAACAAAAGGTATCAGAATGCTCGATGCCCCCGTCTCTGGCGGCGATGTTGGCGCAATCGCTGGCACATTAACCATTATGGTGGGCGGCAATGCTGACGATTTGGAGTATGCCCGCCCTGCGCTTGCCGCAATGAGCAAAACCATCACGCATATCGGTGAGCATGGCGCGGGGCAATTAGCCAAAGCCTGTAATCAATTGATTGCAGCACAAAGCATTATTGCGGTTACTGAAGCGTTTGAAATGGCAAAAGCGGCTGGGGTTGATCCCGCCAAAGTACGTGCAGCCCTGCTCGGTGGTTTCGCTTATTCAAAGGTGTTGGAATTGCACGGACAACGCATCTTGGATGAAAACTTCCAGCCCGGTTTCAAAGCGCACTTGCACAATAAAGACATGCATATTGTGACCGATACTGCCACCACGTTTGGCTTGAATTTACCGGGGACACAACGCGCTGCGGATTATATGCAGGCGTTGGTGGATGCCGGTCTTGGGGAGCTGGATTCGTCGGCGTTGGCGAAAATTGTGCAGCAAAACGCGCTTATTGGATGA
- the rlmKL gene encoding bifunctional 23S rRNA (guanine(2069)-N(7))-methyltransferase RlmK/23S rRNA (guanine(2445)-N(2))-methyltransferase RlmL, protein MPADALAPLQWFFACPQFIEPLLADELTRYGAESVKIGHAGVQATGDLRFGYRAMLWSRLASRATLQLAHGFGKDQAELQTLIDSIDWQQHLRPEGTLKVRFFGLNDDIRNTQFGAQWVKDQIGDQFRSQHGIRPSVSNSPDLVVVVNLHKGNASIGIELNLHSLHQRGYRDVDTHAPMRENLAAAVLIRAGWLDMLVSDAATVALLDPLCGAGTFLIEGALMALDIAPGLLREHTVAERWLGHEPTVWGELYAEAEQRRNAGLANAERFEFWGNDSNPAAVMAARADWRSIDLPAARWTQCDLKAMPAPTLAAAGLVISSPPFSEDTNVVALRPVYDALGQWMASMPDTYRGALFVENEAPLALTNLFYSKEYRFLNSETESKLYTFDKLVQKERPTAWIADDLANRLNKNLRKLKSFIKQGHTDAYRVYDMDIPEYAIAVDRYADWLHVQEYAPPKTIDEKAAEQRLQQALLTLPEALGVDPKKIVLKQRRQQKGKSQYQKQGRAEQSLIVTEHGARFKVNLSDYLDTGLFLDHRPMRYWLQQHSKGKKVLNLFCYTGTASVHAAIGGANRVDSVDMSATYLEWAKDNFELNGLQHDPYRRYRFIQANVLDWLYDCDEYYDLIFLDPPTFSNSKRMQDTFDVQRDHIALINDAMRVLSPDGTLIFSNNFRKFKLDAEVESQYAVQDYRKQSLPLDFERDPKIHGCWLIRHK, encoded by the coding sequence ATGCCAGCAGACGCTTTAGCCCCTTTGCAATGGTTTTTTGCCTGTCCTCAATTTATCGAGCCATTGCTGGCAGATGAACTCACCCGTTATGGGGCAGAATCGGTCAAAATCGGTCATGCCGGTGTGCAAGCCACAGGGGATTTGCGGTTCGGCTACCGGGCAATGTTGTGGAGCCGTCTGGCTTCGCGGGCAACGTTGCAACTGGCGCACGGTTTCGGCAAGGATCAAGCCGAGTTACAAACGCTGATTGACAGCATTGACTGGCAACAACACCTGCGCCCGGAAGGTACGCTGAAAGTACGCTTCTTTGGTCTGAATGACGATATTCGCAACACCCAATTTGGGGCGCAATGGGTTAAGGATCAAATTGGTGATCAATTCCGCAGTCAGCACGGAATACGCCCCAGCGTCAGTAATTCCCCCGATCTGGTTGTCGTGGTGAATTTGCACAAAGGCAATGCCAGTATTGGTATTGAACTCAATCTGCACAGTTTGCACCAACGCGGCTACCGCGATGTGGATACCCATGCGCCGATGCGTGAAAACCTAGCGGCGGCGGTATTGATACGGGCAGGGTGGTTAGACATGCTAGTCAGCGATGCGGCAACCGTAGCATTGCTTGATCCGCTGTGTGGTGCTGGCACGTTTCTGATCGAAGGCGCATTGATGGCGCTGGATATTGCTCCCGGTTTATTGCGTGAACACACGGTTGCGGAACGTTGGTTGGGACATGAGCCGACCGTGTGGGGTGAACTCTATGCCGAAGCGGAGCAACGCCGTAACGCTGGTTTGGCGAATGCTGAGCGTTTTGAGTTTTGGGGCAATGACAGTAATCCTGCTGCTGTCATGGCGGCACGCGCGGATTGGCGTTCGATCGACTTACCCGCCGCGCGTTGGACACAGTGCGATTTGAAAGCGATGCCAGCACCCACATTGGCAGCGGCAGGTTTGGTGATCAGTAGCCCGCCATTTTCTGAAGACACCAATGTTGTCGCGCTACGCCCGGTTTACGATGCCTTGGGGCAGTGGATGGCGAGTATGCCGGATACTTACCGGGGCGCATTGTTCGTTGAAAACGAAGCGCCGCTTGCGTTAACCAACCTGTTTTACAGCAAAGAATACCGTTTTCTGAACAGTGAAACCGAGTCCAAGCTCTATACCTTTGATAAGTTGGTGCAAAAAGAACGCCCAACGGCTTGGATTGCCGATGATTTGGCTAATCGGCTGAACAAAAATCTACGTAAACTGAAAAGTTTCATTAAACAAGGGCATACCGACGCCTACCGTGTCTATGATATGGATATTCCCGAATACGCGATTGCCGTCGACCGTTACGCGGACTGGTTGCATGTGCAGGAATACGCGCCACCGAAAACCATTGATGAAAAAGCAGCGGAACAACGTTTGCAGCAAGCCTTGCTAACCTTGCCTGAGGCATTGGGGGTTGACCCGAAAAAGATTGTCCTGAAACAACGGCGGCAGCAAAAGGGCAAAAGCCAATACCAAAAACAGGGCAGGGCGGAACAGTCCCTTATCGTTACTGAGCATGGTGCACGCTTTAAAGTGAATCTGAGTGATTATTTGGATACGGGATTATTCCTTGATCATCGCCCGATGCGCTATTGGTTACAGCAGCATTCCAAGGGTAAGAAAGTATTGAATCTGTTTTGTTATACCGGTACGGCAAGTGTCCATGCGGCAATCGGTGGCGCAAATCGCGTTGACAGCGTGGATATGTCGGCGACTTACTTGGAATGGGCGAAAGACAATTTTGAATTGAACGGTTTGCAGCACGATCCGTATCGCCGTTACCGCTTTATTCAGGCTAATGTGCTGGACTGGTTGTATGACTGTGATGAATATTACGACCTGATTTTTCTTGATCCGCCCACTTTCAGCAATTCCAAGCGGATGCAGGATACGTTTGATGTGCAACGTGATCATATCGCGCTGATTAACGATGCCATGCGCGTGTTGTCGCCGGATGGTACGCTGATTTTTTCCAACAATTTCCGTAAGTTTAAGTTGGATGCTGAAGTCGAAAGCCAATACGCCGTACAAGATTACCGCAAACAGTCATTGCCACTGGATTTTGAACGTGACCCTAAAATTCATGGTTGCTGGTTGATTCGGCACAAATAA
- a CDS encoding DUF58 domain-containing protein — protein MILPARRSFYLAGVNAAVALLASLFPELIGMWYVTVGVSLLLAFTDLLLVVTEPAPRGERFVPHSLPLGVKRTVRLRLHNTGKRPLTVEIFDHFPLQVQTTGFPLRLGLDVGKFAEPLYEVTAIERGKLHFPCLQVRILSPLQLWWHDLKLPVVSETKVYPNFAAVAQYALMATDNHLSHMGIMKKRRRGDGQDFHQLREYRAGDSLRQIDWKASSRMRKPISREYQDERDQEIIFLLDCGHRMLAQDDALSHFDHTLNAILLLTYVALRQGDSVGLGSFAGQNRWLPAHKGQHQVQQMLNALYDLQPTTHAPDYAQAATELLVRQKKRALIVLLTNLRDEDLADLLPAVHILRKRHLVLLASMREQAIDQALDAPVDNLEDALHTAAVQHYLATREATLERIRAAGIRCMDVPPPELSVNLINHYLDIKRSGVL, from the coding sequence ATGATCTTACCCGCCCGCCGCAGCTTTTATTTGGCTGGCGTGAATGCCGCCGTCGCTTTACTGGCCAGCCTGTTCCCGGAACTCATTGGCATGTGGTATGTCACGGTTGGGGTCAGCCTGTTGCTGGCGTTTACCGATTTACTGCTGGTGGTGACAGAACCTGCGCCGCGTGGTGAACGTTTCGTGCCACATTCGTTACCATTAGGGGTGAAGCGCACGGTGCGCCTGCGCTTGCATAACACGGGCAAACGTCCGCTCACGGTGGAGATTTTCGATCATTTTCCCTTGCAAGTGCAAACCACTGGCTTTCCGCTGCGCTTGGGGCTGGATGTTGGCAAATTCGCCGAACCGCTGTATGAAGTGACGGCGATTGAACGCGGCAAACTGCATTTTCCCTGTTTGCAGGTACGCATCCTGTCGCCGCTGCAATTATGGTGGCATGACCTGAAACTGCCAGTCGTATCCGAAACCAAGGTTTACCCCAATTTTGCTGCGGTCGCGCAATACGCGCTAATGGCGACCGATAACCACCTCAGCCACATGGGGATTATGAAAAAACGCCGTCGCGGCGACGGTCAGGATTTCCACCAATTACGCGAATACCGCGCCGGGGATAGCCTGCGCCAAATCGACTGGAAAGCCAGTTCGCGGATGCGCAAACCCATTTCCCGCGAATACCAGGATGAACGTGATCAGGAAATCATTTTCCTGCTGGATTGCGGGCATCGGATGCTGGCACAAGATGACGCGCTATCGCACTTTGATCACACCTTGAATGCTATTTTGCTGCTGACGTATGTAGCGCTGCGGCAGGGTGATTCGGTGGGTTTGGGCAGTTTTGCGGGGCAAAACCGCTGGTTGCCCGCACACAAGGGGCAACACCAAGTGCAACAGATGTTGAATGCCTTGTACGATTTACAACCAACCACCCACGCACCGGATTATGCGCAAGCCGCCACCGAATTGCTGGTACGCCAGAAAAAACGGGCGCTGATTGTGTTGCTTACCAATCTGCGGGATGAGGATTTGGCTGACCTGTTGCCAGCGGTGCATATCCTGCGCAAACGCCACTTGGTATTGCTGGCCAGTATGCGGGAACAGGCAATTGATCAGGCATTAGATGCGCCGGTGGATAATCTGGAAGATGCCCTGCATACGGCAGCCGTGCAACATTATCTGGCGACCCGCGAAGCAACCTTGGAACGGATACGGGCGGCTGGCATCCGTTGCATGGATGTACCGCCCCCGGAATTATCCGTAAACCTGATCAATCATTATCTGGATATTAAACGCAGCGGCGTGTTGTAA